One window from the genome of Pyxicephalus adspersus chromosome 6, UCB_Pads_2.0, whole genome shotgun sequence encodes:
- the SPMIP10 gene encoding sperm-associated microtubule inner protein 10, with protein MENKPVLMDIKFQQNTDDQRSLRKLSEDNQQPRTMNSVATITNIKGLVHSHAPEFNRRHPIIPKHYVMPWKQDMVNRKLILRHADQSGVYRGPHEESLFLENKERLCHGEDRHFIMEKIKMPLQMEHTDLPLHSSLSRYQSYVINQRSRELEPQY; from the exons ATGGAAAATAAACCTGTACTAATGGATATTAAATTTCAGCAAAATACAGATGATCAACGCAGTTTGAGAAAGTTATCAGAGGACAACCAGCAACCAAGAACCATGAACTCTGTAGCAACCATCACCAACATTAAAGG TCTGGTTCACTCACACGCCCCTGAGTTCAACAGGAGACACCCAATCATCCCCAAACATTATGTGATGCCCTGGAAACAAGATATGGTCAACAGGAAGCTCATTTTAAGG CATGCAGATCAATCTGGGGTTTACAGAGGACCACATGAGGAGAGCCTGTTTCTGGAAAACAAAGAAAGACTATGTCATGGGGAAGATCGTCACTTCAttatggagaaaataaaaatgccattacAGATGGAGCACACAGATTTACCACTACATTCCTCTCTATCTAGATACCAAAGCTATGTAATAAACCAGAGAAGCAGAGAGCTGGAACCACAATATTAG